A part of Acidobacteriota bacterium genomic DNA contains:
- a CDS encoding Uma2 family endonuclease, whose product MVAVYKPKSPELLSGDQCITLHGVTVETYRKLSSELGDRSRPRLFYCEGSLELVSPSPRHESLVEFLRSLVRICARLFKKKVYGFGSMTLERADGQAGGEPDAVFYLGQSTSLHLATRFRPGVDPAPDLVVEVDLSSSSQEKVKEAGLYAQLQIPEIWKYREGNELQILIFQEGKYIEQTTSHHFPDVACELLRQALNLHDTKDPETGLQWFEKQLKHMVREKKKQ is encoded by the coding sequence ATGGTAGCAGTTTACAAACCAAAATCGCCCGAATTGCTGTCTGGTGACCAGTGCATCACGCTCCACGGAGTGACGGTTGAAACCTACCGCAAGCTCTCTTCAGAATTAGGAGATCGTTCCCGGCCACGGCTATTTTATTGTGAAGGAAGCTTAGAACTTGTGAGCCCATCACCACGCCATGAATCACTGGTTGAGTTTTTAAGATCATTGGTTCGGATTTGTGCCCGACTTTTTAAAAAGAAAGTGTATGGTTTTGGCTCAATGACGTTGGAGCGGGCCGATGGACAGGCTGGCGGAGAGCCCGACGCCGTGTTTTACCTTGGTCAATCCACTTCACTCCATCTGGCAACCCGATTTCGTCCAGGAGTTGATCCAGCCCCAGATTTGGTGGTTGAAGTGGATTTGAGCAGTTCTTCCCAGGAAAAAGTCAAAGAAGCCGGATTGTATGCCCAGCTCCAAATTCCTGAAATCTGGAAGTATAGAGAGGGCAATGAGTTGCAGATTTTGATCTTCCAGGAAGGGAAATATATTGAGCAAACCACCAGTCATCATTTTCCGGATGTCGCGTGTGAGTTGTTGCGTCAGGCGCTTAACCTTCACGATACAAAAGATCCTGAGACCGGGCTTCAGTGGTTTGAAAAACAACTTAAGCACATGGTTCGTGAGAAGAAGAAACAATGA
- a CDS encoding carbonic anhydrase: MEEYKKLLLANKAWVKEKLDLRPDYFLRLKDEQKPEYLWIGCSDSRVPAEDITGTGPGDLFVHRNVANLVVHSDLNLLSVLQYAVDVLKVKHVIICGHYGCGGVKSAMSHQNLGLINTWLHNIKDVYHLYRDELNALPTKDQRWRRLVELNVEEQVRNLVRTSIIQMAWKTDQRPYLHGWVYDLHTGYLQELTLVKPGTLPDDVYCYDFEH; this comes from the coding sequence ATGGAAGAATACAAGAAACTCCTGCTGGCGAATAAAGCCTGGGTGAAGGAAAAACTGGATCTGCGGCCCGATTATTTCCTGCGGCTCAAAGACGAACAAAAACCTGAGTATTTGTGGATTGGATGCTCAGACAGCCGTGTCCCGGCGGAAGATATCACTGGAACCGGCCCCGGAGACCTGTTTGTTCATCGTAACGTGGCCAATCTGGTGGTTCATTCGGACTTGAATTTGCTCAGCGTGCTGCAATATGCCGTGGATGTGCTCAAAGTCAAACACGTCATCATTTGCGGGCATTATGGCTGCGGAGGCGTCAAAAGCGCGATGTCGCATCAAAACCTGGGCTTGATCAACACCTGGCTGCATAACATCAAGGATGTGTATCACCTGTACCGGGACGAACTCAACGCCCTTCCCACCAAAGACCAGCGCTGGCGGCGACTGGTTGAACTCAATGTCGAAGAGCAGGTGCGAAATCTGGTCAGAACTTCGATCATTCAAATGGCCTGGAAGACCGACCAGCGGCCATACCTCCACGGCTGGGTGTATGACCTGCACACCGGGTACTTGCAGGAACTTACCCTGGTTAAACCTGGGACGCTGCCCGACGATGTGTACTGTTATGACTTTGAACACTGA
- a CDS encoding SulP family inorganic anion transporter — MVKPQNPILFEGHLKPNLHYDLPGGLVVFLVALPLCLGIALASGAPLFSGVIAGIVGGLVVGMLSGSEISVSGPAAGLAVMVAGGIKSSGSFKAFLTVVVLSGILQIIFGLFRGGRIGDYVPTSVIKGMLAAIGIVIILKQIPHALGQDRDYIGDFGFLQGVGDENTLVAILHSVFTFNPEAVVIAVVSLAILLLWEQPFFKQNRVLGLVPAPLLVVGIGTLINEVCRIYFAGFYLRAEDGHLVSLPVATSLSTFFNQFTLPSLSALTNPEVYTLAITFAAVGSLETLVAIEAADKIDPFKRISNTNRELMAQGIGNMASGMLGGLPITSVVIRTSTNVYAGSRTRMATIFHGILLFGAVLLIPTLLNRIPLACLAAILFVVGYKLANVSVFKEMYRQGSEQFIPFIITIVAIVFTDLLVGITIGFFFGLFFVIRANHHSAMTCVNQDNYYLIRFNKDMTFVNKAELKEQLTKIPNDVILILDATKSLYIDQDIYEVIAEFEELAKYRNITIEKKNLDSKIPPQLAWMKLFGGSNGRIQETPAGE, encoded by the coding sequence ATGGTGAAACCACAGAATCCGATTTTGTTCGAAGGCCACTTGAAACCAAATCTCCACTATGACCTGCCTGGCGGACTGGTTGTCTTTCTCGTGGCCCTGCCGTTGTGTCTTGGAATTGCCCTGGCTTCTGGCGCACCGCTGTTTTCAGGCGTGATTGCCGGCATTGTCGGAGGACTGGTGGTGGGAATGCTCTCCGGCTCGGAAATCAGCGTCAGCGGACCGGCTGCCGGTCTGGCGGTGATGGTGGCTGGCGGCATCAAATCAAGCGGCAGTTTCAAAGCCTTTTTGACTGTGGTCGTGTTATCAGGAATTCTTCAAATTATCTTTGGGCTGTTTCGGGGTGGCAGAATCGGAGACTACGTGCCGACCTCCGTCATCAAGGGAATGCTCGCGGCTATCGGAATTGTCATTATTCTCAAGCAAATCCCGCATGCGCTGGGACAAGATCGGGATTATATCGGAGATTTCGGGTTCCTTCAGGGAGTGGGCGATGAAAATACCCTGGTTGCGATTCTTCATTCAGTTTTCACCTTTAACCCGGAAGCAGTGGTCATCGCCGTGGTTTCGCTGGCGATTCTTCTACTTTGGGAACAACCGTTTTTCAAACAAAATCGGGTTCTGGGCCTGGTGCCCGCCCCATTGCTGGTGGTGGGTATCGGCACATTGATCAACGAGGTGTGTCGGATTTACTTTGCCGGGTTTTATTTACGGGCTGAGGATGGTCATCTGGTCTCATTGCCGGTGGCAACCAGTCTGAGCACTTTTTTTAATCAGTTCACCCTTCCCAGCTTGTCAGCCCTGACCAACCCTGAGGTGTACACCCTGGCAATCACCTTTGCGGCGGTGGGCAGTCTTGAAACGCTGGTGGCGATTGAGGCTGCTGACAAAATTGACCCCTTCAAGCGCATTTCAAACACTAATCGCGAGTTGATGGCCCAGGGCATCGGCAATATGGCGTCTGGAATGCTCGGCGGTTTGCCCATTACCTCGGTGGTGATTCGGACGTCAACCAATGTCTATGCCGGGAGCCGAACCCGGATGGCGACGATCTTCCACGGGATCCTCTTGTTTGGAGCCGTGTTATTGATCCCAACGCTCCTCAATCGAATTCCGCTCGCCTGCCTGGCGGCTATTTTGTTCGTTGTTGGGTATAAGCTGGCCAACGTCAGTGTTTTCAAGGAGATGTATCGTCAAGGAAGCGAGCAATTCATTCCGTTTATCATTACCATCGTGGCAATTGTGTTCACGGATTTGTTGGTGGGAATCACGATTGGGTTTTTCTTCGGGCTCTTTTTTGTCATTCGAGCCAACCATCACTCAGCCATGACGTGTGTCAATCAGGACAATTACTACCTGATCCGCTTTAACAAAGACATGACCTTTGTCAACAAAGCTGAACTCAAAGAACAACTGACCAAAATCCCAAACGACGTCATCCTGATCCTGGACGCGACCAAATCGCTCTACATTGACCAGGACATTTATGAAGTAATTGCCGAATTTGAAGAACTGGCCAAATACCGAAATATCACGATTGAGAAAAAGAATCTCGATTCAAAAATTCCCCCGCAGCTTGCGTGGATGAAACTTTTTGGAGGATCGAATGGAAGAATACAAGAAACTCCTGCTGGCGAATAA